The Alistipes finegoldii DSM 17242 DNA segment ACGCGGGCGACGGTTTTTTCGTTGTTGTAGGTCGGGATCACCGCCAGTATGTCGTTCCGGTCGTTCATGGTTTGGGGGTGGCGGTCGCCTTGAGTTTGAGGACCGTTTTTTCGTTGTTCGTGACGACGCAGGTCACTTTTTTCGCCGCCGTGCCGTCGTCTGCGAGGCGGATGTCTATGTCGAGCAGAGTGTCCGCCTGCGGAACGATCATGCCGAGGAACTTGCATTCGCGGATCGCCGTGAAGCGGTGCCTGCGTCCCGTGCCGCGCTCCAGACACTCCCGGACGATCTGCAGCGTGCAGACGCCCGGCAGCACGGGGTTGCCGGGGAAGTGCCCTGCGTAGACCGGATGCGCCGCATCGAGCCGGACCCGGAACGCGAGCCGGTCCTCTGCCGAGAGGTAGTTGTCTATGTCGCTGAAGAGTTTCTGCATCTGAGTCGGGATCGGAGGTCAGGGGTTGAATTTCGCGGGATCGACCGCGAGGTTGAATCGTTTGTCGCGGAACTCGTAGACCGAATGTCCGCCTTCGGTTTCGTTCAGCTCCATCCGGTCGAGCGTCATGTTCTCCAAGTCGAAGCGGAGCGTGATCGAGTCGATGTATTTGCGGGCGCGGCGCGACAGGGGTACCATCCGTACGGTCCCCGCGCCCTCCGTTTCGTCGTAGCCGATCTGCCACCCCTCGCCGAACTGCGAGAGGTCGCCCGTCATGCTGGCGCGGATCATCAGCGCGACCTGCTGCAGCATGGGATTGGCCGAGGTGGCCGTTTCGGTCACCTGCCCGGCGGTCCTGAGGATGATGCGGTCGTCGCGGATGATGACTTTGTCGCCCGCAGGCACGGTGTATTCGAGCGCCATGGCTTTGGTGTTGTCGTAGTAGAAACGGCCTTTTAGCTCGATTTCGCCCTTCATCCGGCGCACCTGCCGGTGCTGCGTGAAGTCGCACTGAATGGTCTTGTTATCGCGGCTGGCTTGGGCGAGCCGCTCCCGGAACGAGTCGGGCAGCTGTCCTTGGGCCGTCAGCGCCGACAGCAGCGCAAAGGGAATTAGCAGGGAGGCTATTTTCATGGTTTTTCGATTTTAAACAGTTCGCATACGGTCGCCGTGCCGTAGCCGCGCCGCTTCAGGTCGTCGAGAACCAGCCTTAGCAGCCGATCCGCGCCGGGACGGTCGTCGTGCAGCAGGATCACCTTGCCGTCGCCCAGCCGGCGGGCTATGCGCTCCGCCACGGCTTCGCGGCTGCGGCGCAGAAGCGTGTCGAACGAGCGGACGCTCCACCCGATGCAGCGGCTCTGCGTCCGCTTCACGGCCCGCGCCACCATCGGGTTGGTGACCCCGAACGGCGGCCGGAAAAGGTGCGTCTCCACGCCGGCGATCTGCCGGAGCGACTCCCTGCACCGCAGGATGTCGGCCGTCATCGCCCAGCTGCTCCGCATCGGGAACCCGGCTGCGTGCTCCCAAGTGTGTATGCCTGTATCGTGCCCTTCGGCGGCGATGCGGCGCACCAGTTCCGGATGCCGCTCGGCCTTTGCGCCGACGAGGAAGAACGTCGCCCTTACGCCCCTCTCCCGGAGCAGGTCCAGCACGCGGGGCGTCATCTCCGGGTCCGGTCCGTCGTCGAACGTCAGCGCGACGACCCGTCCCGCGGCCCGGTTGCGGCACAGCGTGCGGACGTACGCCCCCAGCCGTATCTGGTAGGAGCAGTAGAACAGGACGAATCCCGCGGCGATTATGACGGCGGCTACATACATGTCAGTTCCATGGCCGATTCGGTGCGGCCCGAAAAGTCGTTGTAAAGCGTGATCTTATGCCCGGCGTTCTCCGCGACCGCCTGCCGGAATACCTCGGCGATCGCTGTAAAGTGCGGCTTGACGCCAGTTTGCGAAGCCCGTATCGCCCGGCCTTCGGACGTTTCCGCGCCGGATTCCCCGACGCAGGCGTTTTCGTTTCCGTATGCCTTTCCGGAGGGGTTTTCGGTATGGTCCTTTTCCCTGCCGCTCTCTCTTTCGTATCTCTTTTCG contains these protein-coding regions:
- a CDS encoding (3R)-hydroxymyristoyl-ACP dehydratase, whose amino-acid sequence is MQKLFSDIDNYLSAEDRLAFRVRLDAAHPVYAGHFPGNPVLPGVCTLQIVRECLERGTGRRHRFTAIRECKFLGMIVPQADTLLDIDIRLADDGTAAKKVTCVVTNNEKTVLKLKATATPKP
- a CDS encoding LolA family protein; this translates as MKIASLLIPFALLSALTAQGQLPDSFRERLAQASRDNKTIQCDFTQHRQVRRMKGEIELKGRFYYDNTKAMALEYTVPAGDKVIIRDDRIILRTAGQVTETATSANPMLQQVALMIRASMTGDLSQFGEGWQIGYDETEGAGTVRMVPLSRRARKYIDSITLRFDLENMTLDRMELNETEGGHSVYEFRDKRFNLAVDPAKFNP
- a CDS encoding polysaccharide deacetylase family protein, which translates into the protein MYVAAVIIAAGFVLFYCSYQIRLGAYVRTLCRNRAAGRVVALTFDDGPDPEMTPRVLDLLRERGVRATFFLVGAKAERHPELVRRIAAEGHDTGIHTWEHAAGFPMRSSWAMTADILRCRESLRQIAGVETHLFRPPFGVTNPMVARAVKRTQSRCIGWSVRSFDTLLRRSREAVAERIARRLGDGKVILLHDDRPGADRLLRLVLDDLKRRGYGTATVCELFKIEKP